Proteins from a single region of Rubeoparvulum massiliense:
- a CDS encoding ribose-phosphate diphosphokinase → MATYRDPKLKVFTGNANPGLAAAIAEHIGVPLGQADVTHFSDGEIQVKLNESVRGCDVYVIQPTSYPVNENLMELLVMLDALKRASAKGINVVIPYYGYARQDRKARARDPITARLVANLIETAGADRIITMDLHATQIQGFFNIPVDHLLGVPILAEYFREKNLDDVVVVSPDHGGVTRARKLAEYLKAPIAIIDKRRPAPNVAEVMNIVGSIDGKHAILIDDIIDTAGTITLAAQALIDHGAKSVYACCTHPVLSGPAMERIENSPIKELVVTDTIVMPPEKKMDKMVILSVAPLIAEAIIRVHEELSVSKLFD, encoded by the coding sequence ATGGCTACGTATCGAGATCCAAAATTAAAGGTGTTTACTGGCAATGCAAATCCAGGATTGGCAGCTGCCATTGCAGAACACATTGGTGTTCCCCTTGGGCAAGCAGATGTAACCCATTTTAGTGATGGTGAGATCCAAGTTAAGTTAAATGAAAGTGTACGGGGTTGTGATGTCTATGTGATTCAACCTACATCCTATCCTGTCAATGAAAATTTAATGGAACTATTAGTGATGCTAGATGCGCTCAAGCGTGCATCAGCAAAAGGCATCAATGTGGTCATTCCTTACTATGGGTATGCACGGCAAGACCGTAAAGCTCGGGCAAGGGATCCGATTACAGCTCGATTAGTAGCCAATTTAATTGAAACTGCAGGAGCAGATCGGATTATCACCATGGATCTCCATGCAACTCAGATTCAAGGTTTCTTTAATATCCCCGTGGATCATCTCTTAGGTGTTCCCATTTTGGCTGAATACTTCAGGGAGAAGAACCTTGATGATGTGGTAGTGGTCTCTCCTGATCATGGTGGGGTAACGCGTGCTCGCAAATTAGCTGAATATCTAAAGGCTCCCATTGCGATTATCGATAAGCGCCGCCCAGCACCGAATGTCGCTGAAGTGATGAATATTGTGGGGAGCATTGATGGTAAGCATGCAATTCTCATCGATGATATTATAGATACTGCTGGAACCATTACACTTGCAGCCCAGGCCTTAATTGATCATGGAGCCAAGAGCGTCTATGCTTGCTGTACTCATCCAGTATTATCTGGACCAGCAATGGAACGGATTGAAAACTCTCCCATCAAAGAATTGGTAGTCACTGACACCATTGTCATGCCACCAGAAAAGAAGATGGACAAGATGGTCATTCTTTCTGTTGCACCACTTATTGCAGAAGCCATTATACGTGTCCATGAAGA
- the glmU gene encoding bifunctional UDP-N-acetylglucosamine diphosphorylase/glucosamine-1-phosphate N-acetyltransferase GlmU, whose amino-acid sequence MSEKYAIILAAGQGTRMKSKVNKVLQPVCGKAMLAHVVDRIRQAGFAEPIAVIRDKPDQLREYVKDPIHFVTQKEQKGTAHAVMMAEPLLAGKPGVTFVVCGDTPCITVETYKRILQMHEEHQAVATILTSYVKDPTGYGRIIRNEDGYVARIVEHKDATEEERTINEINTATYCFNNEKLFEALKQVDNKNAQGEYYLTDVIEIFQRAGDLIVACPAENEDEIIGVNDRVALAKAQEIMQRQINHSHMMNGVSMINPATTYIGPDVKIGRDTVLYPNTYLDGETVVGEDCVIGPDTQLRDTRVADGVIVERSVVLESEIMEDAKVGPFSYIRPGSQVGPRAKIGDFVELKKTIVGEGTKVPHLSYVGDTTIGQFSNIGCGVISVNYDGVNKHRTVIGDHAFIGCNSNLVAPVQVGDHAYVAAGSTVTEDVPTEALAIARARQVNKEGYVPKLMSKHGKEQNK is encoded by the coding sequence ATGAGCGAAAAATACGCCATCATTTTGGCTGCTGGTCAAGGTACCCGTATGAAGTCCAAAGTGAACAAGGTGTTGCAACCTGTGTGTGGAAAAGCGATGCTTGCCCATGTTGTGGATCGGATTCGTCAGGCCGGCTTTGCAGAACCTATCGCAGTTATTCGTGACAAGCCCGATCAATTACGTGAATATGTGAAGGATCCCATTCATTTTGTGACCCAGAAAGAGCAGAAGGGTACGGCCCATGCAGTGATGATGGCAGAGCCCTTACTTGCTGGAAAACCTGGTGTCACTTTCGTTGTTTGTGGGGATACTCCATGTATTACTGTTGAGACCTATAAGCGCATTCTCCAAATGCATGAAGAGCACCAAGCTGTAGCAACCATCTTGACTAGTTATGTCAAGGATCCGACAGGCTATGGTCGGATTATTCGCAATGAGGACGGCTATGTAGCTCGGATTGTAGAACATAAGGATGCGACAGAGGAAGAGCGGACCATTAACGAGATTAATACAGCAACCTATTGTTTCAATAATGAGAAGCTATTTGAGGCCTTAAAGCAAGTGGACAATAAGAATGCTCAAGGTGAATACTACCTCACCGATGTGATCGAGATTTTCCAACGTGCAGGGGATTTAATTGTGGCTTGCCCTGCAGAGAATGAAGATGAGATTATCGGTGTAAATGATCGAGTAGCTTTAGCGAAGGCGCAAGAGATTATGCAAAGACAGATTAACCATTCTCATATGATGAATGGGGTATCCATGATTAATCCAGCAACTACTTACATTGGTCCTGATGTTAAGATCGGCAGGGATACGGTGCTCTATCCCAATACTTATCTCGATGGGGAAACAGTAGTCGGTGAGGATTGTGTGATCGGTCCGGATACACAACTGCGTGATACAAGAGTAGCCGATGGGGTTATCGTCGAGCGGAGTGTAGTGCTAGAAAGTGAAATAATGGAAGACGCCAAAGTGGGTCCCTTCAGCTATATCCGTCCAGGCTCTCAGGTAGGTCCACGGGCTAAAATCGGTGACTTTGTTGAGTTAAAGAAAACCATTGTAGGTGAGGGAACCAAAGTACCTCATCTGAGCTATGTTGGTGATACAACAATTGGGCAGTTCAGCAATATCGGCTGTGGTGTAATCAGTGTTAATTATGATGGTGTGAATAAGCATCGCACTGTGATTGGAGATCATGCTTTTATTGGATGTAATTCCAACTTGGTGGCACCTGTCCAAGTGGGAGATCATGCTTATGTAGCTGCAGGTTCTACTGTTACAGAGGATGTACCCACAGAAGCGCTAGCCATAGCACGTGCTCGTCAGGTTAACAAAGAAGGATATGTACCTAAATTAATGTCCAAACATGGGAAAGAACAAAATAAATAA
- the spoVG gene encoding septation regulator SpoVG, whose translation MEVTDVRLRRVNTDGRMKAIASITIDGEFVVHDIRVIDGNNGLFVAMPSKRTPDGEFRDIAHPISSATREKIQSAVLAEFERQGELDQEEQHEVTA comes from the coding sequence GTGGAAGTAACTGATGTAAGACTCCGCCGTGTCAATACTGACGGAAGAATGAAGGCGATTGCCTCCATTACCATTGATGGCGAATTTGTTGTCCATGACATTCGTGTAATTGACGGAAATAACGGTTTGTTCGTTGCCATGCCATCGAAGCGCACGCCAGATGGTGAGTTCCGCGATATTGCACATCCCATTTCATCGGCGACTCGCGAAAAAATTCAATCTGCGGTATTGGCAGAATTTGAACGTCAAGGAGAATTGGATCAAGAAGAGCAACACGAAGTAACAGCGTAA
- a CDS encoding RidA family protein, which produces MDIIKTSEAPQAIGPYSQAIRAGEFLFLSGQIPLQADGMLAGATIEEQTVQVLENIKAILKASGSSLEDVAKVTIFVRDMNHFQTVNQIYGEYFSQHHPARSLVEVCRLPKDVLIEMECIAYVK; this is translated from the coding sequence ATGGATATCATCAAAACCAGTGAGGCGCCTCAAGCGATTGGCCCTTATTCACAAGCGATCCGAGCAGGAGAGTTCCTTTTTTTATCCGGGCAAATTCCGCTACAAGCAGATGGGATGTTAGCAGGCGCTACCATTGAAGAACAGACAGTGCAGGTTCTAGAGAACATCAAAGCAATTCTCAAGGCTAGTGGATCTTCCTTAGAAGATGTAGCGAAGGTAACCATCTTTGTTCGAGATATGAATCACTTCCAAACGGTAAATCAAATCTATGGTGAGTATTTCTCCCAACACCATCCGGCACGAAGCCTTGTAGAGGTTTGCCGGTTACCGAAGGATGTATTAATCGAGATGGAATGTATTGCATATGTAAAATAG
- the purR gene encoding pur operon repressor codes for MSKLRRSARLVHMTHYLLNHPQQVIALKTFGDKYQAAKSSISEDLTIIKEVFEQEGIGQLLTLAGATGGVRFIPSVAEREAKEWLMPLCDKLQDPMRILPGGYLYMSDLLANPHYVKQIGRLFSARFAQQEIDCVMTIETKGIPLAYATAEYLNVPVVIVRRDSKVTEGSAVSINYVSGSQKRIQTMWMARRAIREQQRILIIDDFMKAGSTIHGMIQLLHEFDARVAGVGVFVENYVDGERLVDDYISLARITSWNSKEGNLKVGLGNYFQ; via the coding sequence ATGAGTAAACTGCGCAGGAGTGCTCGGCTTGTCCATATGACTCACTACTTGTTGAATCACCCACAACAAGTGATTGCATTGAAGACCTTTGGTGATAAGTATCAAGCGGCTAAATCTTCAATCAGTGAAGATCTAACGATTATTAAAGAGGTTTTTGAACAAGAGGGGATTGGTCAGCTTTTAACATTGGCTGGTGCTACAGGTGGTGTAAGGTTTATCCCTTCTGTAGCTGAGCGGGAAGCCAAGGAATGGTTAATGCCATTATGTGATAAGCTACAGGATCCCATGCGTATCCTACCGGGTGGATATCTCTATATGAGTGATCTCTTAGCAAACCCCCATTATGTGAAGCAGATAGGACGCCTTTTTTCTGCACGGTTTGCTCAACAAGAGATCGATTGTGTCATGACCATTGAAACCAAGGGTATTCCTCTTGCCTATGCTACTGCAGAATACTTAAATGTTCCTGTGGTCATCGTGCGAAGAGATAGTAAGGTGACAGAAGGGTCAGCAGTAAGCATCAACTATGTATCTGGTTCTCAGAAACGTATTCAGACGATGTGGATGGCTCGTAGAGCTATCCGAGAGCAACAGCGCATCTTAATTATTGATGATTTCATGAAGGCAGGGAGCACCATTCATGGGATGATTCAATTGCTCCATGAATTTGATGCACGCGTAGCTGGAGTAGGCGTCTTCGTAGAGAATTATGTAGATGGAGAGCGACTAGTGGATGACTATATTTCACTAGCCCGCATTACGAGTTGGAATTCTAAGGAAGGTAATCTTAAGGTTGGGTTAGGAAATTACTTTCAATAA
- the ispE gene encoding 4-(cytidine 5'-diphospho)-2-C-methyl-D-erythritol kinase has translation MERVFEKASAKINLTLDVLGLREDGYHDVEMIMTTIDLADRIELIARGDEKIVIECNEGFVPTDQRNLAYQAAALLQQKADKPVGVTIRIEKRIPVAAGLAGGSSDAAATLRGCNRLWNLGLSLEELKLLGAQLGSDVPFCVQGGTALAKGRGELVTTVPNPPKVWVVLAKPDLGVSTAEIYQQFSKHEQQIEPKTAMMLQALEKGSLSLVCQNLSNMLEPVTVQLYPEVRRIRDCMLRAGADGVLMSGSGPTVYAIAQRRTRAQRINNSLRGFCRNVYIVRLSSTSFMIN, from the coding sequence ATGGAACGAGTATTTGAAAAAGCTTCGGCAAAAATCAATTTAACATTGGATGTGCTAGGTCTAAGGGAAGATGGTTATCACGATGTGGAAATGATCATGACCACCATTGATCTGGCAGATCGGATTGAGCTGATCGCTCGTGGGGACGAGAAAATTGTCATCGAGTGTAATGAGGGTTTTGTTCCTACAGATCAGCGGAACCTAGCGTATCAAGCAGCCGCTCTTCTTCAACAAAAAGCGGATAAACCTGTGGGAGTAACCATCCGTATTGAAAAGCGGATTCCTGTTGCCGCAGGGCTTGCAGGTGGGAGCAGTGATGCTGCAGCGACGTTACGCGGTTGTAATCGCTTATGGAATCTCGGGCTGTCATTAGAGGAATTGAAATTATTGGGTGCACAACTAGGATCAGATGTACCTTTTTGCGTACAAGGAGGAACGGCATTGGCGAAGGGGAGAGGAGAACTAGTCACCACAGTTCCGAACCCTCCAAAGGTCTGGGTAGTTTTGGCTAAACCAGATTTAGGCGTAAGTACTGCTGAGATTTATCAGCAATTTTCCAAGCATGAGCAACAGATAGAGCCAAAAACAGCCATGATGCTTCAGGCCTTAGAGAAAGGCTCGCTTTCCTTAGTGTGTCAGAACCTTTCCAATATGCTGGAGCCGGTTACCGTTCAACTCTATCCCGAGGTGCGCAGGATTCGCGACTGTATGCTTCGTGCAGGTGCAGATGGAGTGCTGATGTCTGGTAGTGGGCCAACCGTTTACGCCATCGCGCAAAGACGAACACGGGCACAAAGGATCAATAATAGCCTTCGTGGCTTTTGTCGCAATGTGTATATTGTTCGTCTTTCAAGTACATCCTTCATGATAAATTGA
- a CDS encoding small, acid-soluble spore protein, alpha/beta type yields MARRRGIMSDRFKEELAKELGFYDTVQREGWGGITTRDAGNMVKRAIEIAEEALAREHQK; encoded by the coding sequence ATGGCTCGACGTAGGGGGATTATGTCCGATCGCTTTAAAGAGGAACTGGCAAAGGAACTTGGCTTCTATGATACGGTTCAGCGTGAAGGATGGGGCGGAATCACCACGAGGGATGCAGGGAACATGGTAAAGCGAGCAATTGAAATTGCAGAAGAAGCACTGGCTCGGGAGCACCAGAAGTAA
- the veg gene encoding biofilm formation stimulator Veg, giving the protein MANNALGAIKRSLDAHIGQHILLRANGGRRKTVERSGVLERTYPSVFIIKLDEEKHAFERVSYSYADVLTKTVELTICGQDGQRFTISYEQ; this is encoded by the coding sequence ATGGCAAATAATGCATTGGGTGCCATTAAGCGAAGTTTGGATGCACACATTGGGCAGCATATCTTACTACGCGCCAATGGTGGCCGGAGAAAGACGGTTGAGCGTTCTGGAGTATTAGAGAGAACGTATCCGTCCGTTTTTATTATTAAGCTAGATGAAGAGAAGCATGCATTCGAACGAGTTTCATATAGCTACGCAGATGTATTAACCAAAACTGTGGAACTCACCATTTGTGGACAAGACGGACAAAGATTCACAATTTCATACGAACAATAG
- the rsmA gene encoding 16S rRNA (adenine(1518)-N(6)/adenine(1519)-N(6))-dimethyltransferase RsmA, translating into MKEIATKSRTKVLLEKYGFSFKKSLGQNFLIDPNTLNRIAESADLTPQSGVLEIGPGIGALTEQLAKRAGKVVAIEIDQRLLPILRESLQEYKNVEVIHGDVLAVELAPILAQHFADCSDIHVVANLPYYITTPILMKLLEETNQQFTSIVVMMQKEVAERLAAAPGSKAYGSLSIACQYYADVEKLFTVSRKVFVPAPNVDSIVIRLKLLPEPRVQVCDHELFQKVIRAAFTQRRKMISNNLSMNLFAKDGKVWTQRLGSELDLDMKRRAETFSITEFAEMTNWLLETEAPIK; encoded by the coding sequence ATGAAGGAGATCGCAACGAAGTCCAGAACCAAAGTACTGTTAGAAAAGTATGGATTTTCATTCAAAAAGAGCTTAGGTCAAAACTTTTTAATCGATCCCAATACCTTAAATCGAATTGCTGAATCAGCAGATCTTACGCCGCAATCGGGTGTTCTAGAAATTGGACCAGGAATTGGGGCACTCACAGAACAGCTTGCGAAGCGTGCTGGCAAGGTGGTAGCTATTGAAATCGATCAACGTCTACTGCCCATTCTTCGTGAGAGTCTTCAGGAGTATAAGAATGTGGAGGTTATTCATGGGGATGTCTTAGCTGTTGAACTTGCACCGATTCTTGCTCAGCATTTTGCAGATTGTTCGGATATCCATGTGGTAGCTAATTTGCCTTATTACATCACAACGCCTATCTTGATGAAACTCTTAGAGGAAACGAACCAGCAGTTCACGTCCATTGTGGTCATGATGCAAAAAGAAGTAGCTGAGCGATTAGCAGCAGCACCAGGGAGCAAGGCATACGGATCCTTAAGTATTGCATGTCAGTATTATGCAGATGTAGAGAAGCTCTTTACTGTTTCTCGTAAGGTCTTTGTCCCTGCGCCGAATGTGGATTCTATTGTGATCCGTTTAAAGCTTCTTCCGGAGCCACGTGTTCAAGTATGTGATCATGAGCTCTTCCAAAAGGTGATTCGTGCAGCCTTTACACAAAGACGGAAGATGATCAGTAATAATCTGTCTATGAATCTTTTTGCTAAGGATGGGAAGGTGTGGACTCAACGCCTTGGCAGTGAGCTAGACCTTGATATGAAACGGAGAGCAGAGACCTTCTCGATCACTGAATTTGCTGAAATGACCAATTGGCTACTTGAAACGGAAGCACCAATAAAATAA
- the rnmV gene encoding ribonuclease M5: MLREVIVVEGRNDTIAVQQAVEADTIETGGSAVDERVLAKVHLAQERRGVILFLDPDYAGERIRKIISHHVPGCKHAFLTVDAATKHGDIGVENASPEAIRTALEQARTEWDTGAMETSISWDEMLTLGLIGGTNAKKRRERLGEILGIGYGNAQQFYKRLTLFCISAGEFYQAIEQMEHEKECL, from the coding sequence ATGCTACGAGAAGTGATTGTGGTCGAAGGCAGAAATGATACCATCGCTGTTCAACAGGCTGTTGAAGCGGATACGATTGAAACAGGAGGAAGCGCGGTGGATGAGCGCGTGTTAGCGAAGGTTCATCTTGCCCAAGAGCGAAGAGGGGTTATACTATTCCTCGATCCAGACTATGCAGGCGAACGGATTCGAAAAATCATTAGCCATCATGTACCGGGATGTAAGCACGCATTTTTAACGGTGGATGCTGCAACAAAGCATGGTGATATAGGTGTGGAAAATGCATCGCCTGAAGCGATTCGTACCGCTCTTGAGCAGGCTCGAACAGAATGGGATACTGGAGCGATGGAAACGTCGATTTCTTGGGATGAAATGCTCACCTTAGGTCTCATCGGTGGAACGAATGCGAAGAAGCGTCGTGAACGCCTCGGTGAAATTCTAGGCATTGGTTATGGTAATGCACAACAATTTTATAAGCGACTCACGCTTTTTTGTATCAGTGCAGGTGAATTTTATCAAGCGATTGAACAAATGGAGCATGAGAAGGAGTGCCTATGA
- a CDS encoding 3D domain-containing protein has translation MVHLELNKFKGLWLKKSTCALVVVGMVTIMLYFVIPREYQVTLVTEDGRKEISTEGRTVGEVFNELGIEPIAEDYIFPTLDQKLKDGMTIQYLRAKSVTLFVGADEVIQVKTTEPTVQALLHSQKLTLGSMDQVDPTLDNPISEAMSISITRVHQELLSSEQMEQKRKTIRTAAVSSVVAQPEIEQPASGDLQHWYEVTFVNDEPVSHILKEVEIVQSGVRFEPRQILENVELTAYGAGVEHTGKTPEDPGYGITATGRKVKENQTIAVDPKVIPLGWWVYIEGYGLRRAEDTGSAVKGKRIDLYLPSDEAANGFGLKKGYTVYLIGPEKPNS, from the coding sequence ATGGTGCATCTAGAATTAAATAAGTTTAAGGGCCTTTGGCTCAAAAAATCTACCTGCGCCCTTGTGGTAGTTGGCATGGTGACCATCATGCTATATTTTGTTATTCCCCGTGAGTATCAAGTAACTCTTGTTACAGAGGACGGGCGAAAGGAAATAAGTACGGAAGGTCGTACTGTGGGAGAAGTATTCAATGAATTAGGAATAGAACCGATCGCAGAGGATTATATCTTTCCAACGCTTGATCAAAAATTGAAGGATGGCATGACCATTCAATATTTAAGGGCGAAATCGGTAACCCTATTTGTAGGTGCTGACGAGGTTATACAAGTTAAAACGACAGAACCCACTGTACAAGCCTTACTGCATTCGCAGAAGCTTACTTTAGGCAGCATGGATCAAGTGGATCCAACACTTGATAATCCCATTTCTGAAGCGATGTCTATATCAATCACGCGAGTTCATCAGGAACTTTTATCTAGTGAACAGATGGAGCAGAAGCGGAAAACCATTCGTACTGCTGCTGTTTCTTCGGTGGTGGCACAACCTGAGATTGAACAGCCAGCGTCAGGGGATTTGCAGCATTGGTACGAGGTTACTTTTGTGAATGATGAGCCGGTCTCTCACATCTTGAAAGAGGTAGAGATTGTTCAATCGGGAGTTCGCTTTGAACCACGTCAGATCTTAGAAAATGTGGAGCTGACAGCTTATGGAGCAGGGGTGGAGCATACTGGCAAAACACCTGAAGATCCAGGCTATGGGATTACGGCAACAGGGAGAAAGGTAAAAGAGAACCAAACCATTGCTGTTGATCCAAAGGTCATTCCCCTTGGCTGGTGGGTCTATATTGAAGGATATGGGCTCCGTCGTGCTGAAGATACAGGGAGTGCCGTAAAAGGCAAACGAATTGATCTTTATTTACCGAGTGATGAAGCGGCCAATGGCTTTGGTTTGAAGAAAGGCTATACTGTATATCTGATTGGTCCAGAAAAACCAAATTCCTAG